A window of the Pleomorphomonas sp. T1.2MG-36 genome harbors these coding sequences:
- a CDS encoding DNA-3-methyladenine glycosylase family protein, whose product MRLILTETDMIEGLEYLQRADPRLVPVVEMAGPVGIRYRPPGFEGIARIVMGQQLSVASADAIWGRFEGLLGEATAENYLRQSEEALRAAGLSGGKIKTLNALAEAAAGGLDLEGLAAEPAEIATEKLTAIHGIGRWTAEIFLLFCARHADVLPAGDLALQVAAAEALALEGRPSEKELRAISELWSPWRGVAAKLLWAYYKTMRQGRNVLPV is encoded by the coding sequence ATGCGCCTCATCCTGACCGAAACCGACATGATCGAGGGCCTCGAATACCTTCAGCGAGCCGACCCCCGCCTCGTACCGGTTGTGGAGATGGCCGGTCCCGTCGGCATCCGCTATCGTCCGCCCGGCTTCGAGGGTATAGCCCGCATCGTCATGGGACAGCAGTTGTCGGTGGCGAGCGCCGACGCCATCTGGGGCCGGTTCGAGGGGCTGCTCGGCGAGGCGACGGCCGAGAACTACCTCCGCCAGAGCGAAGAAGCCCTGCGCGCCGCCGGCCTGTCGGGCGGCAAGATCAAGACGCTCAATGCTCTCGCGGAAGCCGCCGCCGGCGGCCTGGACCTGGAGGGCCTCGCCGCCGAGCCGGCGGAAATAGCCACCGAGAAACTGACGGCGATCCACGGCATCGGTCGCTGGACGGCAGAAATCTTCCTGCTGTTCTGCGCCCGCCATGCCGACGTGCTGCCGGCCGGCGACCTCGCGCTGCAAGTGGCGGCCGCCGAGGCACTGGCGCTGGAGGGGCGACCCAGCGAAAAGGAATTGCGGGCGATATCAGAGCTTTGGTCGCCCTGGCGCGGCGTTGCGGCAAAACTGCTTTGGGCCTATTACAAAACGATGCGGCAGGGTAGGAACGTCCTCCCGGTCTGA
- a CDS encoding saccharopine dehydrogenase NADP-binding domain-containing protein has product MGRATIAILGGAGNTGRRLARLLARGGDCDLRLMGRNKAAVDDAAARIAAETGAPLVGIRADSSDGAGLLSALSGVDLVVSATSATRNAPTVASAALRLGIDYFDIHLSSAAKWKALRANEADILRHGLQFVSDGGFHPGLPAAMIRRLSAGIELTHAPVYASFNVDWSRLSFGPGAAEDFIGELREMDPSVFRDGRWVRSWRNARDFDFGPPLGRRQTIAMGIEELRSLPDRLPPLQDTGFYIGGFGPAVDYVALPIAMLAASLPPLRRLAAAGFFAALKRRTRHEEWTVLVCDGRGTRDGAPVAVRLRVSHDDPYELTAIAAAACVREMIRGKRRPGLLPQGLYVDPDVFFGNLSDMGAKVEESVAPA; this is encoded by the coding sequence ATGGGACGGGCGACCATCGCCATCCTGGGCGGCGCCGGCAATACCGGCCGGCGTCTGGCGCGTCTGCTTGCCCGGGGCGGCGATTGCGATTTACGCCTGATGGGCCGCAACAAGGCGGCGGTGGATGACGCCGCGGCCCGGATCGCGGCGGAGACCGGCGCGCCGCTGGTCGGCATTCGCGCCGACAGTTCGGACGGTGCCGGCCTTCTCTCGGCGCTATCGGGCGTCGACCTCGTGGTGTCCGCCACATCGGCGACGCGCAATGCGCCGACCGTGGCAAGCGCGGCGCTGCGGCTCGGCATCGATTATTTCGACATCCACCTGTCATCGGCGGCCAAGTGGAAGGCGCTCCGGGCGAACGAGGCCGACATCCTCCGGCATGGCTTGCAGTTCGTCAGCGACGGCGGTTTCCATCCCGGGCTGCCTGCCGCGATGATCCGGCGGCTGTCGGCTGGCATCGAGCTCACCCACGCTCCGGTCTATGCCAGCTTCAATGTCGATTGGTCGCGCCTGAGCTTCGGCCCCGGCGCGGCTGAAGATTTCATCGGCGAACTCCGGGAGATGGATCCCAGCGTCTTCCGGGACGGCCGCTGGGTGCGGAGCTGGCGCAACGCCCGCGACTTCGATTTCGGTCCTCCTCTGGGGCGGCGGCAGACGATCGCCATGGGGATCGAGGAGTTGCGCTCCCTGCCCGACAGGTTGCCCCCACTTCAGGATACCGGCTTCTACATCGGCGGCTTCGGACCGGCCGTCGACTATGTAGCCCTGCCGATCGCCATGCTGGCGGCATCGCTGCCGCCGCTTCGTCGTCTCGCCGCCGCCGGCTTCTTCGCCGCACTGAAGCGCAGGACGCGGCACGAGGAATGGACGGTGCTGGTCTGCGATGGCCGGGGAACGCGCGACGGCGCTCCCGTCGCCGTCCGGCTCCGCGTCAGTCACGACGATCCCTACGAACTGACGGCCATCGCCGCCGCGGCCTGCGTCAGGGAGATGATCCGTGGCAAGCGCCGCCCCGGTCTATTGCCGCAGGGGCTCTACGTCGACCCCGACGTGTTCTTCGGCAATCTCAGCGACATGGGAGCTAAGGTCGAGGAAAGCGTCGCGCCGGCCTGA
- a CDS encoding cob(I)yrinic acid a,c-diamide adenosyltransferase, producing the protein MVRLNRIYTRTGDDGSSGLSTGERRLKNDVRFDAIGSVDETNAAIGVARLHVDEYPDLDLMLGAIQNDLFDLGADLATPEADEPPAFEPLRILPVQVERLEKEIDYLNRSLAPLTTFVLPGGSAAAAHLHVARTVCRRAERVTVTLAQTAGEPVNPEAVRYLNRLSDFLFVASRWANDLGGRDVLWVPGQNRE; encoded by the coding sequence ATGGTTCGGCTCAATCGCATCTATACCCGTACCGGCGACGACGGTTCGAGCGGTCTTTCAACCGGCGAACGCCGGCTGAAGAACGATGTGCGCTTCGACGCGATCGGCAGTGTCGACGAGACGAACGCGGCCATCGGCGTCGCCCGCCTGCATGTCGACGAGTATCCCGACCTCGATCTGATGCTCGGCGCCATCCAGAACGACCTGTTCGATCTCGGGGCCGACCTCGCAACGCCGGAAGCGGACGAGCCGCCGGCCTTCGAGCCATTGCGCATCCTGCCCGTTCAGGTCGAGCGGCTGGAAAAGGAAATCGATTATCTGAACCGCAGCCTCGCGCCGCTCACCACCTTCGTTCTGCCGGGGGGCAGCGCCGCCGCAGCCCACCTGCACGTGGCGCGCACCGTCTGTCGGCGGGCCGAGCGGGTGACGGTGACGCTTGCCCAGACGGCCGGCGAGCCGGTCAATCCGGAGGCGGTTCGCTATCTCAATCGCCTGTCCGATTTCCTGTTCGTAGCCAGCCGCTGGGCCAATGATCTCGGCGGCCGCGACGTGCTGTGGGTACCCGGCCAGAACAGGGAGTGA
- the gluQRS gene encoding tRNA glutamyl-Q(34) synthetase GluQRS, producing the protein MTVPVFRFAPSPNGPLHLGHALSALLNADMAAESGGRMLVRIEDVDVTRARPEHERAILDDLDWLGIAYERPVRRQSEHADDYAAALDRLAALGLVYRSSLSRTEITAAIRMEEARSGRPWPRDPDGAPLYPGIDRERASGETDASGASQAPHAVRLDMAKAVRLAGPLSWEEFGDRLHGESESIAADPAAWGDIVLAGKFTPAAYHLAVVVDDALQGVTDVVRGRDLYFATAVHRLLQRLLGLPEPHYHHHRLIVDADGRKLSKSRGSAGLADLRATGATVADIRRMVGLAPAAPLSSHPSR; encoded by the coding sequence ATGACCGTTCCCGTCTTCCGTTTCGCGCCGTCGCCCAACGGGCCGCTGCACCTCGGCCACGCCCTGTCGGCGCTTCTGAATGCCGACATGGCTGCCGAAAGCGGTGGCCGCATGCTGGTCCGCATCGAGGACGTCGATGTCACCCGAGCCCGCCCCGAGCACGAACGCGCCATCCTCGACGATCTCGACTGGCTCGGTATCGCCTATGAGCGGCCCGTTCGCCGACAATCGGAGCATGCCGACGATTACGCTGCCGCCCTAGATCGGCTGGCTGCGCTCGGGCTCGTCTATCGCTCGTCCCTGAGCCGCACGGAAATCACCGCCGCGATTCGGATGGAGGAGGCGCGAAGCGGTCGGCCATGGCCGCGCGACCCCGACGGTGCGCCGCTCTATCCAGGGATCGATCGCGAGCGCGCCTCCGGCGAAACGGATGCCTCCGGTGCAAGCCAGGCGCCCCACGCGGTGCGGCTCGACATGGCGAAGGCGGTCCGCCTTGCCGGCCCACTGTCCTGGGAGGAGTTCGGCGACCGTCTCCACGGTGAGAGCGAATCGATTGCCGCCGATCCCGCCGCCTGGGGCGACATCGTGCTGGCCGGCAAGTTCACGCCGGCCGCCTACCATCTCGCGGTGGTCGTCGACGATGCATTGCAGGGGGTGACCGACGTGGTGCGCGGCCGCGACCTTTACTTCGCCACCGCCGTGCATCGCCTGTTGCAACGGCTGCTCGGGCTGCCGGAGCCGCACTATCATCACCATCGCCTGATCGTCGATGCCGATGGTCGCAAGCTGTCGAAATCCAGGGGGTCGGCCGGATTGGCGGATTTGCGGGCGACGGGCGCCACCGTCGCCGACATCAGGCGCATGGTGGGGCTCGCGCCGGCAGCACCCCTAAGTAGTCACCCGTCTCGCTGA
- a CDS encoding alpha/beta hydrolase, translating into MTEIDGPRLEPASGKADALVVLLHGYGANGEDLYDIAESWAPFLPDAAFVSPHAPQACPMVPGGRQWFPLTMRDDAERWSGVLAAGPALDHFLDTELERWGVLADRLVLVGFSQGTMMALHVGLRRKLAPALIVGYSGYLAGADHLDEISAKPKVLLVHGTADQVLPVDSSRTAAAALTAAGLPVSLHLSPGLGHGIDRMGLVLGLRTIAEALGVDLPSGAR; encoded by the coding sequence ATGACTGAAATCGACGGCCCACGCCTTGAACCGGCAAGCGGCAAGGCCGACGCCCTCGTCGTCCTTCTGCACGGTTACGGCGCCAACGGAGAGGATCTCTACGACATCGCCGAGAGCTGGGCGCCCTTCCTGCCGGATGCCGCGTTTGTCTCGCCGCATGCGCCGCAGGCCTGCCCGATGGTGCCGGGCGGGCGGCAGTGGTTCCCGCTGACCATGCGCGACGATGCCGAGCGCTGGAGCGGCGTTCTCGCCGCCGGGCCGGCTCTCGATCACTTCCTGGATACCGAGCTGGAGCGCTGGGGCGTATTGGCCGACCGCCTCGTGCTGGTCGGCTTCAGCCAGGGCACCATGATGGCGCTGCACGTCGGCCTGAGGCGCAAGCTGGCGCCGGCGCTGATCGTCGGCTACTCGGGCTACCTTGCCGGCGCCGATCATCTCGACGAGATTTCCGCCAAGCCGAAAGTGCTGCTCGTCCACGGCACCGCCGATCAGGTCCTGCCCGTCGACAGCAGCCGCACCGCCGCCGCCGCGCTCACCGCCGCTGGGCTGCCGGTGTCGCTGCACCTTTCGCCCGGCCTTGGCCACGGCATCGACAGGATGGGGCTCGTTCTCGGCCTCAGGACCATTGCCGAGGCGCTCGGCGTCGATCTTCCCAGTGGCGCTCGCTGA
- a CDS encoding response regulator → MARILLTEDDESVRAFVKRALELDGHEITEAEDGGIALEILTARRGEFELLLSDIMMPVMDGIALALAVARDYPKLSILLMTGFADQRERAFGLESLVSDVVSKPFTLAEIRTAVARALVGRPATEKIA, encoded by the coding sequence ATGGCGCGCATTCTGCTGACTGAGGACGACGAGTCGGTACGGGCCTTCGTGAAGAGGGCATTGGAACTCGACGGCCATGAGATCACCGAAGCCGAAGATGGCGGCATCGCGCTGGAGATTCTCACGGCTCGGCGGGGCGAATTCGAGCTGTTGCTGTCCGACATCATGATGCCGGTCATGGACGGCATCGCCCTGGCATTGGCCGTTGCGCGCGACTATCCCAAGCTCTCGATCCTGCTGATGACGGGCTTCGCAGACCAGCGCGAGCGCGCCTTCGGTCTCGAGAGCCTGGTCAGCGACGTCGTTTCAAAACCGTTCACGCTCGCCGAGATCCGCACCGCCGTGGCGCGGGCGCTGGTCGGGCGCCCCGCCACCGAAAAGATCGCCTGA